TCtgatttatttgttgtttttacataattaatagttttgaTAGACGGAATTATGAATAGTTTGAGTAAActttaatatcaaattaaacttcaAAAAATGTACAATAACGGAATCTatccattaaattattgtaattattctAGATTATCCTAATTGCTTGGTAGAGAGTAGAGATAAGAGACCAAAGGCTAGATAATGTGAGGGAATATACCACTTTTAAGACATTGGTTCCATACTTCTATGATATCCATTTTAAACCCGAGTAATGTTAGTTGTTAGAGATCCAaatatttggattttaatttgtgCTCAAACTATAAAGATCACTTATctattggatgatgaaattttaataaaattatttattttatcatatgaTAAATGAGGGTTaggatattttaaattatttttttaatttaaaatcttaataGAAATGTCAATTCATTGATTTCGATAATTTGAATGGTAAATGGGTAACTAACATTATTTTGTAAACACGGCTTATAAAAAGAATGAATGCCTTAAAAAATGGCAGTGATTTAGGGTTCTACAAACtgcaatcatcaataaattttagagaTTCTCGTTGTATTGGACCCATTTTGGTTTGATAAGATACTTCCCCTGACTATCAATGAtcgaaaattcaaaaacacaaaaagaaaaggaaggcAAAAAAACCATCAATAATTGAGAAATTACCCATGGTGCTGCGGGTCGTGGTGTAGCAGTTTGGCATTTGCTTGGGCTTAAACCCTGAAATCCAATCGTTAAATAGTCCCAAATTTCATCTGGGTCATGCTGGTGATAAATTTCATTTGGGTCACGCTGGTGATAAATTTCATTTGGGTCACGCTGATGATCCAACCTTAGGGGCCTACTAACTTTACTCATAATATTTAGCTTTGTGTCAGTTGCAATATTCAATCTCAACATCTTTATTGTTTTGTCgtgtttttgtttcaattttcaatctttGTCTGTCAATTGAAGATCGCAATTCTCTGGGCTCAGTGCTGGCGCTTGATGGATCACATGAAGTGACTAGTACAACACCATGGAGTATCGACGGTGACTTTGTGGTCTCCATAAAGGACAGCAATTCATAAGTACGTGGATGTCACTTTCTTGCCACCACATTCGTTTCTCAAAATTGCTTGCAAAAATTCCCATTTGATTACATTATGTGCAATGGCCCGTTGTATTGAATGCTTAACGGACAAAACTCTTGAATTGAATCAAACATAAAGATTCAATTTgtctccatgaaattaatgcatATTCATGGTTGcttctaattaataatagaCGGCTGCACCTCAGGTTAGCGGATTCAGTAAACGAAATGAATTAACTTTGTAACAAAGGCCTAGCCTTCAATAAGTTTTTCTTTCAGTGGGTTTTGTGAAAGAGAAATGCTAAAGGTCGGGAATTCTGAGAAAACACTGAGAGAAACGGCAGCTTGTGCTGTCGTTTCGTTCTCTCCGCTCCCCCCCAACATGACTAAGAGAAAGTGAGTCCCTCACGtgaaaaatcatttctttttattagttttttcttctctttcaagACATTTTCTTAAATGGTCAACAAAAAGTTGCCGTTTGGCCCCACACTTAAGTCACTTTTGCCAAGTGAAATCTGGCCTCCCACGTGAAAGTCACCAGTCCCCAAAGCTCACTCCGGCTCATGACCAAGCAAAGCTAAGTTTTCTCTCCTTGCTCCTTCACTTCTCGTTCGTTTCTCGTTCACTTCTTTGCTCATCACAAGCCATTACTTCAGCTCATCCAATCAGTGCCCATTACTTCAGCTTGTTCATTTCTCGATCTAGATCTTGAAGCAACACCCAGTTGGTAATTATCTCAgcttaaagaataattttttatttgtttattattttttgttatatcataataatagAAATGTACCTGCATTTACTGATTAAATGATAATgtgtttaatttgaaattttttagaaatctttttatttaaattataggtttgatttagaatttttaaatttaaattttgtttgaacatagaatttttttaatttaaattgtgttcgatttataatttatttaatttaaatttttagaactttaatggattaaattatTGCTGGATGGTGTTcgaaaaaatttataataatttattcttaatttaaattttgtgtccacattgaattttttttaatttaaattgtgttcgatttatcatttttttatttaaatttttagaactttaatggattaaattatttctgGATGGTGTTcgaaaaaatttataataatttattcttaatttaaattttgtgtccacattgaattttttttaatttaaattgtgttcgatttatcatttttttatttaaaatttcagaactttaatggattaaattattgatggaTGGtgtttgtataaattgatcttACATTTTGCTTAATacgaatattaattattttgtagaaatGGATAATTTGGAACATGAAGATGGAGTCGAAGATGCACAATCAGAAAAATATGAGCCGACTCTTGGGATGTTATTTGATAGCCATGAGGAAATGTGGTAATTTTACAAAGATTATGGTAAACAAGAAGGAATTCCTGTTAAGAAGCTAACTAATAAGAAAGGGAGCGATGGAATTATAAGGTACGCATTTGAGTGAAATCAAATGCTACAGCTGCTGCTGTGAACGCATAGATGTTTTTGCCTTGATAGCCACACAATCCAATGGAAACGGCCATTCACATCATGATCATGGCTTTGACTCCACATTCCTACGATTCTATCCTTACCCATTAAGCACAAGATCCTCCATTAGTAAATGGTTAGACTCAAAGCTTAAATTATTTGCAACAAAGCCTAAAAGTGGTTCAAGATTATAGtagaaattaatcaataacTGAGTATGCGTCGTTCAACCAaaagattaatattaattaaaacgCAAGTTTTGATTCAACAAATATGAATATTAATCAGAACACAAGTTTTAACacggtaaaaaaaaaacattttaattaaatttatcaaaatggTTACAGGCCTCAATAAGATAACCTAAACACATTGGTGAAAGTTCGGTAGTTTGGTtgaaagaatagaaaaattaaataaataatagagaTTATATATTTGGTCGATACGTGCATTGCTTAATAGCATATAAAACAACCAACTCACGCTATATTAGTCATTATCAAAGTGACATGAAATAATAGCTTTTATCCTCCGCATGgacaaaaatacatataattaataatataattatgataGCCCATGAAATCAAGATTCAACGCTTGTCTTAAAACAGAGAACAATTATATGCCACTGTTTtgttatgtatatatataaatcaatGCATGGACCGAAAGccttcttatatatatatatatataactcatGATTCCAAATCATTATACCATAACATCCTTTAAAGGCCAAACACAAGAACCCACACAAACAAAGAGCCGCTGCTCCAGTCTCCATGGCATCCTCTTGTATGTCAACTTGCATCAACGACGTCCGGATCCCCGTGCGGGCAACCTACGTGAACCTCTACAAGTGGCCGGAATCCGATGCGGAGTTTGTCCGGTCGATGACCGCCAACGGTTGCCGCAGCCGCAGTAGTGGCGCCCATGCACGTGCAATTTCAAGCCCCAGGGTTGTCGACAGCATCTCATGCAGGCAAAATTATCTAAGGAGCTACACGTTTTCAAGGAAGGAAGAGACCGTGCATGAGAAAATCACAAGCAAGTGCTTCGGTGGAGTTAGAGAGAGGGTGAAGAGTAGTACTAGAAGaccatcaaaatcaaagaGCAGatcaagaaataataataataataacaagaagTGGTTGGTGCTTAGAAGGGCTAAAGACGCATCTTGCCATGCTCTGTTGTTCATGTTTCGTGGAGTCTTATCTTGTACTTCAAAAGTTGATGATGATCATGGAGAGATCGATCATAAATTCAAAAGGATATctacttttaattaatttatttttgcttgtttggtttttatttgtatatgatatatttaataatttaattcctttttcttctgcGTTGTTTCCTCTATTAGTTTTGATTTGCTGTGGATATGGAACAGAGGACTGTGCCTGTGTGTTATATTGATCAGTACTTAGCacgaaatataaaatatggttGAGTGTgagtgatatatatatatatccattAATGGCTACCAAAAAATTTTCTCCATCCTAATAATCCAAGGCAAGGGATTTAGAGTTGgtagttaaaagaaaaaaaaatcacacatGACTTTTGCCTTTTGCTAGGTTTCGTATCGTTATtgtctaatatttttaagacAGTGATGGGCGAAGAGAGCCACCCCAGTGGGGATCATAATCACGAATTGGGAGGGGAATCTAAATACATGATCCAAGGACAAAAACAACCACAAGAGCCCTAATGGGGCCAAAATCACAGAATGACAAGGCATTAGCAAGAGAAATCGtacatgttttctttttctacgTCGAAACTTAGCAAGCAAGCATTGTGGGTTTCGTCgattgaattaataataataataatgtgcATTGTCGTTAATTACGTGATTAACAGGCAGATTAGTGCAAACTAGTTGCTGCTTAGCGCACGCAACTTATGATTAtgatatttaaatctttaataaGATTTGTTTGTTAAAAGGGTTATACAAAAGGGGATAACAAACGAAAAGGTTGCAGGCCTGGTGGGTGAACCGTACCCTTGGATTATTCTCGCCAATGAAAAAGGGttgacataaaattaaagctgCGGCTTGTGTTTGTAATGGAATGTTAGGTAGCCAGACCAAAACCATTTGTATTCTAATTATCGATCAACTTAACTGCTGATTCGTGCCTCTGGATGTAGCTGTATCTTCCTCCAACTGCAGAAGATACAATAACTTAATATGTATGTAGATAATATTACATTCTGACTTGGATAGCCAGCCATATCAAATTAAGAGGAGAATCTTTCATGCACCCAAGGGCATGTATAATCAACTAATAAAATCGTGACACATATATGCATACAAGCACACACGTTATAGTTTTTTTGGTTAGCTGTTTACATCTGATGTTAAAATTCGATTGCTCTACTTCACTGATTTTGGAAATCGCAATTGTTAGTGTTTCGTGTACATTCACTTTTTATGTCGCAATTAGTGCTCACTACAATCAACCACGCCCCATAACGTCCTCTGTGATTGAGAAAGGCTGCCTCGATCTTCATTGTGTGTAGAATAAAGAAAGACTTGAACTATGGAACTGACTCCCTGTTACAAATaccaacaaataaataaataagacacTACACTTTGAACAGCACATGGGTGGATCGAGTCCAGCGTCTGAGACCGAAATTGGTGGCGCATGTTCATGACTTGATAATGGATTATACAATGATAGTGGACTAATTATGGGGAAAGCCAAAGGGATAATTGGAGCTCATGTGTTGCATCACCGGCGGGTATTGAGTGCAATTGCTGTTTTGAGCTGTGGCCTGTGATGTTATTTGCAACCAATTGATACAGAGAGATTAACAACATTATGTGATGGATGAATTCTGTACATGTAGATTCAAGTATAAgaacaacttcccaaattccTATAAATGATCTTGGAAAACTGcaattcttttatattaagaacgaagaaaaaacaacaaacaacaaacaaCTGCACCAGCATATCTGCGGATCTGGATTTGGATACTATGCTGGTATTACTAGACAAAATAATTTCTCTAGATCTGGAAATAGACTCTATGCTCGCATTCCCAGGCAGAACTGCACTGCAACATATAATATCTGCTTGAAGAGATTTAAAGAGTACCATTTTAATCCTTCAATCATTGAAGATTTTAACATACATGAGGATATAGCATAATTACACCGGTAAAGGAAGGTGAATGAAAGACAGAACAATCATAATAATACTAAACACAATTGCTTATGAGGAAGAAAATGCATAATGGTTACTTCAtgtaaattacaaaaacagACACAGAGCAAGAAGGCTAATTGATAAAGCTTGTGATGCGACATCCGTATCAATTCTCTAAAACTCATGCAAAACAACAACCATTCTGTACAGGAGAAACTCACTGTCTCGATAGCAGACTTACCCAACCAATAATGTTTGATTTACACATTGCTCTGAAGGATGACAGGATATGAGATATGGCCACAGCCTCCTTTGATTTGTACAATCGTCAATTAAACACAATCGTCAATTAAACAAGCCACATTAAAGAACGCAAATATATTTGAGTAAATCTCCCACCCCACTTTATGAAACAGACTGAAGAAAATACAACCATTGATTGTGTGTGGAAATCAGTGGTTGATCAGAGAACAAACCGCTGGAGGATATTAAATCATGGAATATATCATCCCCGGCAAGTTACCTGCCCTCAGACTTAACAAGCTGTGAGAACACCCTGCTCATTGAAACACCTGAGATATCATCCACTGCTGACACATCAGACTGTGCAGCTGCGTTAACACTAGTATCGACTTGGCTGAAATTGTGGATTTGAGGAGAGAGCTCGCCAATTAAATTAGTACTGTTTTCATCTGGATCACCATGAACAACTGCCTCCTGAAGTTGAAGTGCATATTCCAGGTTCCACAAGACATCTCCCATCGATGGTCTGTCAACACCAAAGTCAGCCAGACATTTCTCAGCAGTTTCTCCGAACTTTCGAAGAGAATCCGGTCTAATTTTTCCTGCAAGAGTAGGGTCGATGATTTGATCCAGCTGCCCCTTATTCTGCCATTTCATGGCCCATTCGGCTAAGTTCACCATTTCCCTCGGAAGAGTTGGATCTATAACAGGTCTGGCACAAAGGACTTCAAACAAAACCACTCCGAATGAATAAACATCTGACTTTTCAGTTAGTTGCTGCCTTCTGAAGTATTCAGGATCAAGATACCCAAAACTTCCTTTCACTGCAGTACTCACATGGGTTTGATCAATTTCAGGTCCTGTCTTGGACAATCCAAAATCAGCAACCTTTGCCATGAAGTTCTCATCAAGTAAGATATTTGCAGACTTTACATCACGGTGAATAACTGCTTTGGCATAGCCAGTGTGAAGGTAATGAAGTCCCCTAGCAGATCCAATGCAAATCTCAAGTCTCTGCTTCCAACTCAAGCTGGGAAGACCGGAGCCATAGAGATGACCCTTGAGGGTCCCATTTTCCATATATTCATAAATCAAGATCATCTCATTCTTTTCATCACAATATCCAATTAATGAAACCAGATGGCGGTGCCGGAACTGAGACAGCATCTCAATCTCGGTTTGGAACTCTGCAAGTCCCTGCTGGGATCGGGGGTTTCCCCTCTTAACAGCCACTTTTGTACCATCATTCAGCTCTCCTTTGTATACCTTCCCAAAACCACCAATCCCAATAACCCAGCTCTCGTCGAAGTTGTTTGTGGCTTCTTGAACAGCAACAAAAGGGAAGCGGTAACCCGAGTTAGAATTGGCGCTTGTCGTGGTTCCATGAGAGTATTTACTTCCCATTGTGTGAGAATTTCCTCCATTAATGGATACAGGTATCCATGCCTTTGAATGTCCCAGCTGTGGCAATTGTCTTCTTTTCCTGCACAACATAAAAAGAATTCCAGCCAACAATGCCGCAACAGATACCCCAATGGTTACTCCCACGATAACTCCGACATGCTTCTTTGAGCTCGAATTACCGAGGCTGCCCTGcaagtttttcattttcatgatCTCCAGCCCATTTAGAATGGCATCAGGGTAAGTGTCATGTAGAGTAGATCGACCAATACTTATACGAAGTTTACTGCTAGCAGTTTGAACTGTGACCATATCTATATAGTATGCAGCAGCCAAAGTGTTAGTTGAATAAGTACTCAGGTCAAGATCTCTAACAGCAATCCAGGAATCAATATAAACATTGAAGTAGAGCTGGTTAAGACCATCACTGACTATATCGCAAAAGTGAAACCGAACAAGATATTGAAATCCTGAGTCCACATCAAACTCCCACGTGACATTGAAATTGGCATTGGGGTCATCGTCAGAGTTCATCCTGGTAGCAGTACCATAGACAGTATTTGGAGCAGACTCCTTAGTTGCCCCACCTTGGACATACTTGACAGCTGGAATATTAGATACAGATTTTGCGAGATTCCTATTCACAAGGAAACTTTGATCAGGAACCCAAGTTCGCCAGAGGGTATCATTCTCAGGGGTAACCAGAGGTCCCCCCATGTTCACTCTATGAACTGTCTCAAATGTCTGAAATACCAGGCCTTGATATTTTCCAGGCGGGCTAATGGAGGAGGCGTCATCAGTAATGAGCTGATCAGGAACTGAAACAACTTCTAAGGCATTTATGAAAGCAAATGAATTGTTCGAAGGACTGAAGATAACATCCAGACTATCAGAGGTTACATTCACTGAAAACTCTTTAAAAACATTGGAGCTCACACTGAAATTGCTGAGGAGGACATGGTCGTTGGTGGAAACAGAAAATTTTGCTCGGCTCATATTGTAACTCTGGTAAACAAATGGATAGAAGTAAAGGCGAATCCAGTGCCTACCACGGCCACTGATAGAAAAGGTGTACTTAGAGGATCCGGTGAAAATTCTAGCTGTTTGATAAAGCTGTGAATCGTTGGAGGAAGTAACAGATTCGGAAATATTGGCAACAACATTTTGCGGGGTTGAAAGGAACTTTGAAGCTGAATTATCAGCCACAAAAACACGGTTACCCACTGTAGTATTGGTGCGTGATCCACAGTCTATAAGGTAGTTATCAGCAGGATCAAACTGACAAGAGCAAAAGCACACAAAGCATAAAACTGAAGCAACCCAGATTAAGAAATGAAACCCTCTACAATCACCCATCATCACAAAATCTTGGATTTGATTGAGGCACCTATACAGAATGAAATCAAGGGGTTtctaatacataaaaaaaaagcaacaaaagaaCTTCTTGCTATAAATCAAAAACAGGGCTTGAAGATAAATGAACAAAGAGGAGAAAGACGGCACCTTGGAGATCACGGGAGCTCCACCAAAGAGAGAAACAGCAAACCCTGGTACCCTTTTGGAGTTTAAAAGATATTTCCATACAAATAGCccctcaaaataaaataaactaaataaatacaGTGCACAAATCTAGCCAAGCACAAGCTGGGTTTGAGCTAGGTGACGACTTCAGGTAATTGACAGATTCCaagatttatattttctattatattaaactaattGAAGTATTTAACgaaacaacaaagaaaaaaggaaaaaaacaaaacagagTCAAAAGCTTTGCCGAACAAGATTGAATAAACGGCAACTAGCTCTCGGGATTTAATGAGCTGACCTTCACCTTGTCtttgggaaagaaaaaaaagaacaactaTTAGATAGATGAATCTAATAACATGGAAATAAGTacataaatgaaagaaaattaatgaggAGGGgtgttattcttttatttgatcTGTGGAGTTAATGGAGGTGGGAGGAGGAGACAAAAGTCAGAGAGTGAGTAAccgaaaatgaaaaatatttataactcCTCCACTACAAAAGTAAGTTGGGTTTCTAGTCGTGAGTGACGAAAGTAGATGTGGTTGGAGGGTGGTGATAATGTGGAGTCAAGTCCATGGTAAAGAAATTTGGGCAGACCTGGTGGGGTGATTAAGAATTAAGGTGTCTTATCGTTATTAACATATTGGCTCAcactttgaattttgttacACTCAAGTCTCGGCCTATATTCATGCTTTAACTAAAAGTAATATGAgttgattgattttaattttttttatcatcaacGTACGTATTATCAATCTACAATACCCGTCGATGAGTGTTATGTTAGATGTTAAGTTACATATTGAGGATACAAATTACACAAGTAagtcaaatattattattctttatttattttgatggaGACAATACGAACACGAGGGTTTTGATCATGTgggtttataaataaaattgtttttgtgaAGAAGTTTGATCGTGTGAAAGGAAATGGTGATTGTCAATTTGGGATGCTTGATCGTGAAAGGTcatcaacaaaaa
This window of the Citrus sinensis cultivar Valencia sweet orange chromosome 8, DVS_A1.0, whole genome shotgun sequence genome carries:
- the LOC112499315 gene encoding uncharacterized protein LOC112499315; the protein is MASSCMSTCINDVRIPVRATYVNLYKWPESDAEFVRSMTANGCRSRSSGAHARAISSPRVVDSISCRQNYLRSYTFSRKEETVHEKITSKCFGGVRERVKSSTRRPSKSKSRSRNNNNNNKKWLVLRRAKDASCHALLFMFRGVLSCTSKVDDDHGEIDHKFKRISTFN
- the LOC102615450 gene encoding probable receptor-like protein kinase At5g59700, with translation MMGDCRGFHFLIWVASVLCFVCFCSCQFDPADNYLIDCGSRTNTTVGNRVFVADNSASKFLSTPQNVVANISESVTSSNDSQLYQTARIFTGSSKYTFSISGRGRHWIRLYFYPFVYQSYNMSRAKFSVSTNDHVLLSNFSVSSNVFKEFSVNVTSDSLDVIFSPSNNSFAFINALEVVSVPDQLITDDASSISPPGKYQGLVFQTFETVHRVNMGGPLVTPENDTLWRTWVPDQSFLVNRNLAKSVSNIPAVKYVQGGATKESAPNTVYGTATRMNSDDDPNANFNVTWEFDVDSGFQYLVRFHFCDIVSDGLNQLYFNVYIDSWIAVRDLDLSTYSTNTLAAAYYIDMVTVQTASSKLRISIGRSTLHDTYPDAILNGLEIMKMKNLQGSLGNSSSKKHVGVIVGVTIGVSVAALLAGILFMLCRKRRQLPQLGHSKAWIPVSINGGNSHTMGSKYSHGTTTSANSNSGYRFPFVAVQEATNNFDESWVIGIGGFGKVYKGELNDGTKVAVKRGNPRSQQGLAEFQTEIEMLSQFRHRHLVSLIGYCDEKNEMILIYEYMENGTLKGHLYGSGLPSLSWKQRLEICIGSARGLHYLHTGYAKAVIHRDVKSANILLDENFMAKVADFGLSKTGPEIDQTHVSTAVKGSFGYLDPEYFRRQQLTEKSDVYSFGVVLFEVLCARPVIDPTLPREMVNLAEWAMKWQNKGQLDQIIDPTLAGKIRPDSLRKFGETAEKCLADFGVDRPSMGDVLWNLEYALQLQEAVVHGDPDENSTNLIGELSPQIHNFSQVDTSVNAAAQSDVSAVDDISGVSMSRVFSQLVKSEGR